One Trachemys scripta elegans isolate TJP31775 chromosome 4, CAS_Tse_1.0, whole genome shotgun sequence genomic region harbors:
- the KAT8 gene encoding histone acetyltransferase KAT8 isoform X1: MPDVSAALGSVPGERDSFNRRLDEWVDKNRLALTKTVKDAVQKNTDQYMNELSEQPERKITRNQKRKHDEINHVQKTYAEMDPTTAALEKEHEAITKVKYVDKIHIGHYEIDAWYFSPFPEDYGKQPKLWICEYCLKYMKFEKSYRFHLGQCQWRQPPGKEIYRKNNISVYEVDGKDHKIYCQNLCLLAKLFLDHKTLYFDVEPFVFYILTEVDRQGAHIVGYFSKEKESPDGNNVACILTLPPYQRRGYGKFLIAFSYELSKLESTVGSPEKPLSDLGKLSYRSYWSWVLLEILRDFRGTLSIKDLSQMTSITQNDIISTLQSLNMVKYWKGQHVICVTPKLVEEHLKSAQYKKPPITGKAPSSPPAANAGIAHPSLKCDRSGVGRAG, translated from the exons ATGCCGGATGTGAGTGCagccctgggttctgttcctggggAGAGGGATTCAT TCAACAGGCGCCTGGATGAGTGGGTAGATAAGAACCGGCTGGCCCTCACCAAGACAGTCAAAGATGCGGTGCAGAAAAACACGGACCAGTACATGAACGAGCTGTCAGAGCAACCCGAGCGTAAGATCACCCGCAACCAGAAGCGCAAACATGACGAGATCAACCACGTTCAGAAG ACCTACGCAGAGATGGATCCCACCACAGCTGCCCTGGAGAAGGAGCATGAGGCG ATCACCAAGGTGAAATACGTAGATAAGATCCACATCGGCCACTATGAGATCGACGCCTGGTATTTCTCACCCTTCCCGGAGGATTATGGGAAGCAGCCCAAACTGTGGATCTGCGAGTACTGCCTGAAGTACATGAAGTTCGAGAAGAGCTACAGGTTCCACCTA GGCCAGTGCCAGTGGAGACAGCCCCCAGGGAAGGAGATCTACAGGAAGAACAACATCTCTGTCTATGAAGTGGATGGTAAAGATCACAAG ATTTACTGCCAGAACCTGTGTCTCCTGGCCAAGCTCTTCCTAGACCACAAGACCCTCTACTTTGATGTTGAGCCCTTTGTTTTCTACATCCTCACCGAGGTCGACAGGCAGGGCGCTCACATTGTCGGCTACTTCTCCAAG GAGAAGGAGTCTCCAGATGGGAACAACGTGGCCTGTATCCTCACCCTGCCCCCCTACCAAAGACGGGGCTATGGGAAGTTTCTCATCGCTTTCA GCTATGAGCTGTCTAAGCTGGAAAGCACGGTGGGCTCCCCAGAGAAGCCCCTCTCGGACCTGGGCAAGCTGAGTTACCGGAGCTACtggtcctgggtgctgctggagaTCCTGCGGGACTTCCGAGGGACCCTGTCCATTAAAGACCTCAG CCAGATGACCAGCATCACTCAGAACGACATCATCAGCACACTGCAGTCCCTCAACATGGTGAAGTAttggaaggggcagcacgtcatCTGTGTCACGCCCAAGCTGGTGGAGGAGCATCTGAAGAGCGCCCAGTACAAGAAGCCTCCCATCACAG GGAAAGCTCCAAGCTCTCCACCGGCTGCAAATGCAGGGATCGCGCACCCCTCACTGAAATGTGACCGCTCTGGGGTGGGACGTGCTGGCTAA
- the KAT8 gene encoding histone acetyltransferase KAT8 isoform X3, whose translation MNELSEQPERKITRNQKRKHDEINHVQKTYAEMDPTTAALEKEHEAITKVKYVDKIHIGHYEIDAWYFSPFPEDYGKQPKLWICEYCLKYMKFEKSYRFHLGQCQWRQPPGKEIYRKNNISVYEVDGKDHKIYCQNLCLLAKLFLDHKTLYFDVEPFVFYILTEVDRQGAHIVGYFSKEKESPDGNNVACILTLPPYQRRGYGKFLIAFSYELSKLESTVGSPEKPLSDLGKLSYRSYWSWVLLEILRDFRGTLSIKDLSQMTSITQNDIISTLQSLNMVKYWKGQHVICVTPKLVEEHLKSAQYKKPPITGKAPSSPPAANAGIAHPSLKCDRSGVGRAG comes from the exons ATGAACGAGCTGTCAGAGCAACCCGAGCGTAAGATCACCCGCAACCAGAAGCGCAAACATGACGAGATCAACCACGTTCAGAAG ACCTACGCAGAGATGGATCCCACCACAGCTGCCCTGGAGAAGGAGCATGAGGCG ATCACCAAGGTGAAATACGTAGATAAGATCCACATCGGCCACTATGAGATCGACGCCTGGTATTTCTCACCCTTCCCGGAGGATTATGGGAAGCAGCCCAAACTGTGGATCTGCGAGTACTGCCTGAAGTACATGAAGTTCGAGAAGAGCTACAGGTTCCACCTA GGCCAGTGCCAGTGGAGACAGCCCCCAGGGAAGGAGATCTACAGGAAGAACAACATCTCTGTCTATGAAGTGGATGGTAAAGATCACAAG ATTTACTGCCAGAACCTGTGTCTCCTGGCCAAGCTCTTCCTAGACCACAAGACCCTCTACTTTGATGTTGAGCCCTTTGTTTTCTACATCCTCACCGAGGTCGACAGGCAGGGCGCTCACATTGTCGGCTACTTCTCCAAG GAGAAGGAGTCTCCAGATGGGAACAACGTGGCCTGTATCCTCACCCTGCCCCCCTACCAAAGACGGGGCTATGGGAAGTTTCTCATCGCTTTCA GCTATGAGCTGTCTAAGCTGGAAAGCACGGTGGGCTCCCCAGAGAAGCCCCTCTCGGACCTGGGCAAGCTGAGTTACCGGAGCTACtggtcctgggtgctgctggagaTCCTGCGGGACTTCCGAGGGACCCTGTCCATTAAAGACCTCAG CCAGATGACCAGCATCACTCAGAACGACATCATCAGCACACTGCAGTCCCTCAACATGGTGAAGTAttggaaggggcagcacgtcatCTGTGTCACGCCCAAGCTGGTGGAGGAGCATCTGAAGAGCGCCCAGTACAAGAAGCCTCCCATCACAG GGAAAGCTCCAAGCTCTCCACCGGCTGCAAATGCAGGGATCGCGCACCCCTCACTGAAATGTGACCGCTCTGGGGTGGGACGTGCTGGCTAA
- the KAT8 gene encoding histone acetyltransferase KAT8 isoform X2 yields the protein MPDVSAALGSVPGERDSFNRRLDEWVDKNRLALTKTVKDAVQKNTDQYMNELSEQPERKITRNQKRKHDEINHVQKTYAEMDPTTAALEKEHEAITKVKYVDKIHIGHYEIDAWYFSPFPEDYGKQPKLWICEYCLKYMKFEKSYRFHLGQCQWRQPPGKEIYRKNNISVYEVDGKDHKIYCQNLCLLAKLFLDHKTLYFDVEPFVFYILTEVDRQGAHIVGYFSKEKESPDGNNVACILTLPPYQRRGYGKFLIAFSYELSKLESTVGSPEKPLSDLGKLSYRSYWSWVLLEILRDFRGTLSIKDLSQMTSITQNDIISTLQSLNMVKYWKGQHVICVTPKLVEEHLKSAQYKKPPITVDSICLKWAPPKHKQAKISKK from the exons ATGCCGGATGTGAGTGCagccctgggttctgttcctggggAGAGGGATTCAT TCAACAGGCGCCTGGATGAGTGGGTAGATAAGAACCGGCTGGCCCTCACCAAGACAGTCAAAGATGCGGTGCAGAAAAACACGGACCAGTACATGAACGAGCTGTCAGAGCAACCCGAGCGTAAGATCACCCGCAACCAGAAGCGCAAACATGACGAGATCAACCACGTTCAGAAG ACCTACGCAGAGATGGATCCCACCACAGCTGCCCTGGAGAAGGAGCATGAGGCG ATCACCAAGGTGAAATACGTAGATAAGATCCACATCGGCCACTATGAGATCGACGCCTGGTATTTCTCACCCTTCCCGGAGGATTATGGGAAGCAGCCCAAACTGTGGATCTGCGAGTACTGCCTGAAGTACATGAAGTTCGAGAAGAGCTACAGGTTCCACCTA GGCCAGTGCCAGTGGAGACAGCCCCCAGGGAAGGAGATCTACAGGAAGAACAACATCTCTGTCTATGAAGTGGATGGTAAAGATCACAAG ATTTACTGCCAGAACCTGTGTCTCCTGGCCAAGCTCTTCCTAGACCACAAGACCCTCTACTTTGATGTTGAGCCCTTTGTTTTCTACATCCTCACCGAGGTCGACAGGCAGGGCGCTCACATTGTCGGCTACTTCTCCAAG GAGAAGGAGTCTCCAGATGGGAACAACGTGGCCTGTATCCTCACCCTGCCCCCCTACCAAAGACGGGGCTATGGGAAGTTTCTCATCGCTTTCA GCTATGAGCTGTCTAAGCTGGAAAGCACGGTGGGCTCCCCAGAGAAGCCCCTCTCGGACCTGGGCAAGCTGAGTTACCGGAGCTACtggtcctgggtgctgctggagaTCCTGCGGGACTTCCGAGGGACCCTGTCCATTAAAGACCTCAG CCAGATGACCAGCATCACTCAGAACGACATCATCAGCACACTGCAGTCCCTCAACATGGTGAAGTAttggaaggggcagcacgtcatCTGTGTCACGCCCAAGCTGGTGGAGGAGCATCTGAAGAGCGCCCAGTACAAGAAGCCTCCCATCACAG